Proteins encoded in a region of the Gemmobacter sp. 24YEA27 genome:
- a CDS encoding glutathionylspermidine synthase family protein: protein MQKITLPERPDWRAKAAELGFTFADMHGEPYWDETSAYAFTLGQIEEDLEDPATALHAMCREAAGQIIASEELMERLAIPRAHWDLVADSWRRNEPEIYGRFDLVYDGTGPAKLLEYNADTPTSLYESASFQWTWLEDQLAAGVLREGDDQFNGIHEALVDRFRELFPEGTDLHFTAIGGNPEDYATVETMGWAAREAGLGAHYSDLDKIGLSSDGQFIDAEDRVIETLFKLYPWEDLLRDDYAANIAGSGAMLLEPAWKAVLSNKGLLPVLWQMFEGHPNLLPAFFEADISQDLPGAGAGSARGAVPPAVSASLNRAGAQLAQGYVRKPLFSREGASVDIYEQGRATETASARGYDQHPRIIQALQPLPVFDGFRPVIGAWMVGQAAVGIGIREDRSRITQDLSRFKPHFIRD, encoded by the coding sequence ATGCAGAAGATCACCCTGCCAGAGCGGCCAGACTGGCGCGCCAAAGCCGCAGAGCTCGGCTTTACCTTTGCCGATATGCATGGCGAGCCCTATTGGGATGAAACCTCGGCCTATGCTTTCACGTTGGGCCAGATCGAAGAGGATCTGGAAGACCCTGCGACCGCACTTCATGCCATGTGCCGCGAGGCCGCAGGCCAGATCATCGCCAGCGAAGAGCTGATGGAGCGCCTGGCGATCCCGCGCGCGCATTGGGATCTGGTCGCTGACAGCTGGCGCCGAAATGAGCCCGAAATCTATGGCCGGTTCGATCTGGTCTATGATGGCACCGGTCCGGCGAAACTGCTGGAATATAACGCGGATACGCCTACTTCGCTTTATGAGAGTGCCTCGTTCCAATGGACCTGGCTGGAAGATCAGCTTGCGGCCGGGGTGCTGCGCGAGGGCGATGACCAGTTCAACGGCATCCATGAGGCGCTGGTTGACCGCTTTCGCGAATTGTTCCCGGAAGGCACGGATCTGCATTTCACCGCCATCGGAGGCAATCCCGAAGATTACGCCACGGTTGAAACCATGGGCTGGGCCGCGCGTGAGGCGGGGCTTGGCGCGCATTACAGCGATCTGGACAAGATCGGCCTCTCGTCTGACGGCCAGTTCATCGATGCCGAAGACCGGGTGATCGAGACACTGTTCAAGCTCTACCCCTGGGAAGATCTGCTGCGCGACGATTATGCGGCAAATATAGCGGGGTCCGGCGCGATGCTGCTGGAACCGGCCTGGAAGGCCGTTTTGTCGAATAAGGGCCTGCTTCCGGTCCTGTGGCAGATGTTCGAAGGCCATCCGAACCTGCTGCCCGCGTTTTTCGAGGCGGATATTTCACAGGACCTGCCCGGGGCCGGAGCAGGATCTGCGCGCGGTGCCGTGCCGCCCGCTGTCAGCGCCAGCCTCAATCGCGCCGGGGCGCAGCTCGCCCAGGGCTATGTGAGGAAGCCGCTCTTCTCGCGCGAAGGCGCCTCGGTCGATATCTATGAGCAGGGTCGCGCGACCGAGACCGCATCGGCGCGCGGTTATGACCAGCATCCGCGTATCATCCAGGCCCTGCAGCCGCTGCCGGTTTTTGACGGCTTTCGCCCGGTGATCGGCGCCTGGATGGTCGGGCAGGCCGCCGTGGGCATTGGGATCCGCGAGGATCGCTCGCGCATTACCCAGGACCTGTCGCGGTTCAAACCGCATTTCATTCGCGACTGA
- a CDS encoding sugar ABC transporter permease, whose product MEKTQNNRAWFLVIPVLILVAFSAVIPLMTVVNYAFNDTFGSNDFFWAGLEWFDEMIHSERLHGALGRQVMFSAIILAIEVPLGIFVALNMPKKGFWASFCLVLMALPLLIPFNVVGTIWQIFGRVDIGLLGRGLAALGINYNYTNNPFDAWATVIVMDVWHWTSLVALLCYAGLQSIPEAYYQAARIDQASRWSVFRYIELPKMQGVLLIAVLLRFMDSFMIYTEPFVVTGGGPGNSTTFLSIDLVKMAVGQFDLGPAAAFSLMYFLVILLVSWVFYTVMTNMDKEAK is encoded by the coding sequence ATGGAAAAGACGCAAAACAACCGCGCCTGGTTTCTGGTGATCCCGGTTCTGATCCTCGTCGCCTTTTCGGCGGTGATCCCGCTGATGACGGTGGTGAACTACGCTTTCAACGACACCTTCGGCAGCAATGATTTCTTCTGGGCGGGCCTCGAATGGTTCGATGAGATGATCCATTCCGAGCGCCTGCATGGTGCGCTTGGCCGCCAGGTGATGTTCTCGGCGATCATCCTCGCGATCGAGGTGCCGCTGGGAATTTTCGTCGCGCTGAACATGCCGAAGAAGGGCTTCTGGGCGTCTTTCTGTCTTGTCCTGATGGCGTTGCCCTTGCTGATCCCGTTCAATGTGGTCGGCACCATCTGGCAGATCTTTGGCCGCGTTGACATCGGCCTGCTGGGGCGCGGGCTGGCGGCCCTGGGCATCAATTACAATTACACCAACAACCCGTTCGACGCCTGGGCCACCGTGATCGTGATGGATGTCTGGCACTGGACCTCGCTGGTCGCCCTTTTGTGCTATGCGGGCCTGCAATCCATCCCCGAAGCCTATTACCAGGCCGCCCGCATTGACCAGGCCAGCCGCTGGTCGGTCTTTCGCTATATCGAATTGCCGAAGATGCAGGGCGTGTTGCTGATCGCGGTGCTGCTTCGCTTCATGGACAGTTTCATGATCTATACCGAGCCTTTCGTCGTGACCGGCGGCGGCCCGGGCAATTCAACCACCTTCCTGTCGATTGATCTGGTGAAAATGGCGGTGGGGCAGTTCGATCTTGGCCCGGCTGCGGCCTTCAGCCTGATGTATTTCCTCGTGATCCTGCTGGTTTCATGGGTGTTCTACACCGTGATGACCAATATGGATAAGGAGGCGAAGTGA
- a CDS encoding ABC transporter substrate-binding protein: MRLKHTTTAMALALMVFGAPAWADMEAAKKFLDAEIGDLSSLTRADQEAEMQWFIDAAKPHAGMEIKVVSETITTHEYESKVLAPAFTAITGIKVTHDLIGEGDVVEKLQTQMQTGENIYDGYVNDSDLIGTHWRYQQARSLTEWMANEGKDYTNPGLDLNDFIGLKFTTAPDGELYQLPDQQFANLYWFRYDWFNDEKTKADFKEKYGYDLGVPLNWSAYEDIAEFFTGRDMSYMGGPASGVFGNMDYGKKDPSLGWRYTDAWFSMAGGGDKGDPNGLPVDEWGIRVDENSRPVGSCVARGGATNDAAAVYAVTKAIEWLNKFTPPEAQGMTFGEAGPVPAQGNIAQQMFWYTTFTADMLKPGTAVMNDDGTPKWRMAPSPRGAYWTEGTKLGYQDVGSWTLMKSTPVDRAQAAWLYAQFVTSKTVDVKKSHVGLTFIRESTIQDKSFTERSPALGGLVEFYRSPARVQWTPTGTNVPDYPRLAQLWWQHIGDAMSGAKTPQEALDALCAEQESVMARLERSGVQGDIGPKLNEESDPAEWLAKEGSPVAKLDNEDPTPETISYDELIKSWQ, translated from the coding sequence ATGAGGTTGAAGCATACCACCACCGCCATGGCGCTTGCGCTGATGGTCTTTGGCGCGCCCGCCTGGGCTGATATGGAGGCGGCGAAAAAGTTCCTCGACGCGGAAATCGGCGATCTCTCCTCGCTGACCCGCGCCGACCAGGAGGCCGAGATGCAATGGTTCATCGACGCCGCAAAACCCCATGCCGGGATGGAGATCAAGGTCGTCTCGGAAACCATCACCACCCATGAATACGAGAGCAAAGTGCTGGCGCCGGCCTTTACCGCGATCACCGGGATCAAGGTCACGCATGACCTGATCGGTGAGGGAGATGTGGTTGAAAAACTGCAGACCCAGATGCAGACCGGCGAGAATATCTATGACGGCTATGTCAACGATTCCGACCTGATCGGCACCCATTGGCGCTATCAGCAGGCGCGCAGCCTGACCGAATGGATGGCGAATGAGGGCAAGGATTACACCAATCCGGGCCTTGATCTGAATGACTTCATCGGGCTGAAATTCACCACCGCGCCGGACGGAGAGCTTTACCAGCTGCCTGATCAGCAATTCGCGAACCTCTACTGGTTCCGCTATGACTGGTTCAATGACGAGAAAACCAAAGCCGATTTCAAAGAGAAATATGGCTATGATCTGGGTGTGCCGCTGAACTGGTCGGCCTATGAGGATATCGCGGAATTCTTCACCGGGCGCGACATGTCCTATATGGGCGGGCCGGCTTCGGGCGTGTTCGGCAATATGGATTACGGCAAGAAAGACCCGAGCCTTGGCTGGCGTTACACCGACGCCTGGTTCTCGATGGCGGGGGGCGGCGATAAAGGCGATCCGAACGGTCTGCCGGTCGATGAATGGGGCATCCGGGTCGACGAAAACTCGCGCCCTGTCGGATCCTGCGTGGCGCGCGGTGGTGCGACCAATGACGCGGCCGCGGTCTATGCTGTCACCAAGGCGATCGAATGGCTGAACAAATTCACGCCACCCGAAGCCCAGGGCATGACCTTCGGCGAGGCAGGCCCGGTTCCCGCGCAGGGCAATATTGCCCAGCAGATGTTCTGGTACACCACCTTTACCGCCGATATGCTGAAGCCCGGCACCGCCGTGATGAACGACGATGGCACGCCGAAATGGCGCATGGCACCCAGCCCGCGCGGGGCCTACTGGACCGAGGGCACCAAGCTTGGCTATCAGGATGTGGGCTCCTGGACCCTGATGAAATCGACCCCGGTCGACCGCGCCCAGGCCGCCTGGCTGTACGCGCAGTTCGTCACCTCGAAGACCGTCGATGTGAAGAAAAGCCATGTCGGCCTGACCTTCATCCGCGAAAGCACCATTCAGGATAAGAGCTTCACCGAGCGTTCTCCGGCGCTTGGTGGTCTGGTCGAGTTCTACCGCTCGCCCGCCCGCGTGCAATGGACGCCCACGGGCACCAACGTGCCGGACTATCCGCGTCTGGCACAGCTCTGGTGGCAGCATATCGGCGATGCCATGTCGGGGGCTAAAACCCCGCAAGAGGCCCTCGACGCGCTTTGCGCCGAGCAGGAAAGCGTGATGGCGCGTCTCGAACGTTCGGGGGTCCAGGGCGATATCGGTCCGAAACTGAACGAGGAATCCGATCCGGCGGAATGGCTTGCGAAAGAAGGCTCGCCGGTGGCAAAACTCGACAATGAAGATCCGACGCCGGAAACCATCAGCTATGACGAGCTGATCAAGTCCTGGCAGTAA
- a CDS encoding cupin domain-containing protein, with product MSITVYRFPAPGPEPITTDLEGWVKVEGNPTMRYWIQHTSLDGNVISGTWEATTGTWHASYQFYEFVHLIEGRITITPDGGTPVTVGPGDAFAVEATFKGTWTIEEPVRKHFAIRLK from the coding sequence ATGAGCATCACGGTATACCGTTTTCCCGCGCCCGGCCCCGAGCCCATCACCACCGATCTGGAGGGCTGGGTCAAAGTCGAAGGCAATCCGACCATGCGCTACTGGATCCAGCATACATCGCTGGACGGCAATGTGATCTCGGGCACCTGGGAGGCGACGACCGGAACCTGGCATGCAAGCTACCAGTTCTATGAATTCGTGCACCTGATCGAGGGTCGTATCACCATCACCCCCGACGGCGGCACCCCCGTCACCGTGGGCCCGGGCGATGCTTTCGCGGTGGAGGCGACGTTCAAAGGCACCTGGACCATTGAAGAGCCGGTCCGCAAACATTTCGCCATCCGCCTGAAGTAA
- a CDS encoding GNAT family N-acetyltransferase has translation MEIRKARADDAAHLVRFINMAADDLPLHFWRKSVGPEGDPWAFGRERAARATGNFSYSNAWLAEADGAVAACLLGYAAETDPGPIAPDMPPIFVPLLELEALAPGSWYLNVLASYPEFRGKGLGSALLAQAEIIAAAAGHDSISLIAADTHLDALRLYTARGYRQIASRPVVRDDWDVAAGEWRLFTKPVGKG, from the coding sequence ATGGAAATCCGCAAAGCAAGGGCAGATGACGCCGCGCATCTGGTGCGTTTCATCAATATGGCAGCCGATGATCTGCCATTGCATTTCTGGCGCAAATCCGTGGGCCCGGAAGGCGACCCCTGGGCGTTCGGGCGAGAACGTGCCGCGCGTGCGACCGGGAATTTCTCTTACTCCAACGCCTGGCTGGCCGAGGCTGACGGTGCGGTCGCGGCCTGCCTGCTGGGCTATGCGGCCGAGACCGACCCCGGCCCGATTGCGCCCGACATGCCGCCGATCTTTGTGCCGCTGCTGGAACTTGAGGCACTGGCCCCCGGTTCCTGGTATCTGAATGTGCTCGCCTCCTATCCCGAATTTCGCGGCAAAGGTCTTGGCAGCGCTTTGCTGGCACAGGCCGAGATCATTGCGGCGGCGGCCGGTCATGACAGCATCAGCCTGATCGCCGCCGACACGCATCTGGACGCGCTGCGCCTCTATACGGCCAGAGGTTACCGCCAGATCGCCAGCCGCCCGGTTGTCCGGGATGACTGGGATGTCGCGGCGGGCGAATGGCGTCTTTTCACGAAACCGGTCGGTAAGGGCTGA
- a CDS encoding ABC transporter ATP-binding protein has protein sequence MTLELQNVSRQVDGRVHIHPTSLTLQKGTMNVLLGPTLSGKTSLMRLMAGLDRPDGGAILWQGQDVTGQRVQDRGVAMVYQQFINYPGLTVYENIASPLRILGRPKAEIDARVQETAAMLRLTPMLTRKPLELSGGQQQRCALARALVKDAGLVLLDEPLANLDYKLREELRVEIPRIFEASGAIFVYATTEPEEALLLGGNTATLWEGRVTQFGPTPEVYRQPVDATTARVFSDPPMNFLAVVKEGQQLKFGSTASGPADGAFAALPDGRYRAGFRANHLFLNRPSASAMPFRAKLSVTEITGSETFLHLGHEGERWVGLVEGVHALTPGAEVEVWLDPAHVYLFDAEGRLAAPAPYARAA, from the coding sequence ATGACGCTGGAACTGCAAAACGTGTCGCGGCAGGTGGACGGGCGGGTGCATATCCACCCCACCAGCCTGACATTGCAGAAGGGCACGATGAATGTGCTTCTCGGGCCGACGCTCTCGGGCAAGACCAGCCTGATGCGGCTGATGGCCGGGCTGGACCGGCCCGATGGCGGGGCGATCCTCTGGCAGGGCCAGGATGTGACAGGTCAGCGTGTCCAGGATCGCGGCGTCGCGATGGTCTATCAGCAATTCATCAATTATCCCGGTCTGACGGTTTACGAGAATATCGCCTCACCTTTGCGTATCCTTGGCCGCCCAAAGGCCGAGATCGACGCACGGGTGCAGGAAACCGCCGCCATGCTGCGGCTGACGCCGATGCTCACGCGCAAACCGCTGGAGCTGTCGGGCGGCCAGCAGCAGCGCTGCGCGCTGGCGCGGGCTCTGGTCAAGGATGCGGGGCTCGTGTTGCTCGATGAACCGCTGGCCAATCTTGACTACAAGCTGCGCGAGGAATTGCGCGTCGAGATCCCGCGTATCTTCGAGGCTTCGGGCGCGATCTTCGTCTATGCGACCACCGAACCCGAAGAGGCGCTTTTGCTGGGCGGCAATACCGCCACGCTCTGGGAGGGCCGCGTGACGCAGTTTGGCCCGACGCCCGAGGTCTATCGCCAGCCGGTCGATGCCACCACCGCCCGCGTCTTCAGCGATCCGCCGATGAATTTCCTGGCCGTGGTGAAGGAAGGCCAGCAGCTGAAATTCGGCAGCACCGCCAGCGGCCCCGCAGATGGCGCTTTCGCCGCGCTGCCTGACGGGCGCTACAGGGCAGGGTTCCGGGCCAATCACCTGTTCCTGAACCGGCCTTCCGCAAGCGCCATGCCCTTTCGGGCAAAGCTCTCGGTCACTGAGATCACCGGCTCGGAAACCTTCCTCCATCTCGGCCATGAAGGCGAACGCTGGGTCGGTCTGGTCGAGGGGGTACATGCCCTGACACCGGGCGCCGAGGTCGAGGTCTGGCTCGACCCGGCGCATGTCTATCTCTTTGATGCGGAAGGGCGGCTGGCAGCGCCTGCGCCCTATGCGAGGGCCGCCTGA
- a CDS encoding carbohydrate ABC transporter permease yields MRVRSSAIVMTLYLLFLLVPIYWLVNMSFKTNTEITGAFTLFPHEFTLRNYTVILTDPSWYMGYVNSIIYVVMNTVISITVALPAAYAFSRYNFMGDKHLFFWLLTNRMAPPAVFALPFFQLYSSVGLFDTHIAVALAHCLFNVPLAVWILEGFMRGVPKEIDETAYIDGYSFPRFFVKIFMPLIASGIGVAAFFCFMFSWVELLLSRTLTAVNAKPIAAIMTRTVSASGMDWGVLAAAGVLTIVPGALVIYFVRNYIAKGFALGRV; encoded by the coding sequence ATGCGTGTGAGATCTTCCGCCATCGTGATGACGCTTTACCTCCTGTTCCTGCTGGTGCCGATCTACTGGCTCGTGAATATGAGCTTTAAGACCAATACCGAGATCACCGGCGCTTTTACCCTGTTCCCGCATGAATTCACGCTGCGGAACTACACGGTGATCCTGACCGACCCCTCCTGGTATATGGGCTACGTCAATTCGATCATCTATGTGGTGATGAATACGGTGATTTCGATCACGGTGGCGTTGCCGGCGGCCTATGCTTTCTCGCGCTATAATTTCATGGGCGACAAGCATCTGTTTTTCTGGCTGCTGACCAACCGCATGGCGCCGCCCGCCGTTTTCGCGCTGCCCTTCTTCCAGCTTTATTCAAGCGTGGGGCTTTTCGACACCCATATCGCGGTCGCGCTGGCGCATTGCCTGTTCAACGTGCCGCTGGCGGTCTGGATCCTTGAGGGCTTCATGCGCGGCGTCCCGAAAGAGATCGACGAGACCGCCTATATTGACGGCTATTCCTTCCCGCGCTTCTTCGTGAAGATCTTCATGCCGCTGATAGCCTCCGGCATCGGGGTCGCCGCGTTTTTCTGCTTCATGTTCTCCTGGGTCGAGCTTTTGCTCTCGCGCACCCTGACCGCCGTTAACGCAAAGCCCATCGCCGCGATCATGACGCGGACCGTCTCGGCCTCGGGAATGGACTGGGGCGTGCTGGCGGCGGCGGGCGTGCTGACCATCGTGCCGGGCGCCCTGGTGATTTATTTCGTCCGCAATTATATCGCCAAGGGCTTCGCCCTGGGGAGGGTGTGA
- a CDS encoding ABC transporter ATP-binding protein, giving the protein MAQITLKNLAHSYLPNPSSEKDYALKEMDHVWQDGGAYALLGSSGCGKTTLLNIISGLLRPSHGRVLFGDLDVTDAATAERNIAQVFQFPVVYDTMSVRDNLAFPLRNRGMDPAYIKARVDHIAQMIGMEAMLSRKARGLTADAKQKISLGRGMVREDVNAILFDEPLTVIDPHMKWELRTQLKQLHREFGHTMIYVTHDQTEALTFADKVVIMYDGRVVQMGTPEELFETPAHSFVGYFIGSPGMNFLEAQVEGDRATLSDGTVIALGADYAPVTGQIGIRPEYVSLSAEGLALTIHRIEDVGRHRLVRGEVLGRPLNMVLPEGVGVPASPRVSFAAQRINVYVNDWRVAPRSPAERAA; this is encoded by the coding sequence ATGGCACAGATCACGCTGAAAAACCTCGCCCACAGCTACCTGCCCAATCCCAGCAGCGAGAAAGATTACGCGCTGAAGGAGATGGATCATGTCTGGCAGGACGGGGGCGCCTATGCGCTGCTCGGGTCCTCGGGCTGCGGCAAGACCACACTTCTGAACATCATTTCGGGCCTTCTGCGCCCCAGTCATGGCCGGGTGCTGTTTGGAGACCTCGATGTGACCGACGCCGCCACGGCGGAGCGCAATATCGCCCAGGTATTCCAGTTCCCGGTTGTCTATGACACGATGTCGGTGCGCGACAACCTTGCGTTCCCCCTGCGCAATCGCGGAATGGATCCGGCCTATATCAAGGCCCGCGTCGACCATATCGCGCAGATGATCGGGATGGAGGCAATGCTGTCCAGAAAGGCCCGGGGCCTGACGGCAGATGCGAAACAGAAGATCAGCCTTGGCCGCGGCATGGTGCGCGAAGACGTCAACGCGATCCTGTTTGACGAGCCGCTGACCGTCATTGACCCGCATATGAAATGGGAGCTGCGCACCCAGCTGAAACAGCTGCATCGCGAATTTGGCCATACGATGATCTATGTCACCCATGACCAGACCGAGGCGCTGACCTTCGCCGATAAGGTGGTGATCATGTATGACGGGCGCGTGGTGCAGATGGGCACGCCGGAAGAGCTGTTCGAGACCCCGGCCCATAGCTTTGTCGGCTATTTCATCGGCTCGCCTGGGATGAACTTCCTCGAGGCTCAGGTCGAAGGCGATCGCGCCACGCTCAGCGATGGTACGGTGATCGCGCTTGGCGCTGATTATGCGCCGGTCACAGGCCAGATCGGCATCCGGCCGGAATATGTCAGCCTCAGCGCTGAGGGCCTCGCCCTGACCATCCACCGGATCGAGGATGTCGGCCGGCACCGGCTGGTCCGGGGCGAGGTGCTGGGCAGGCCGCTGAACATGGTGCTGCCCGAAGGTGTCGGGGTTCCCGCAAGCCCCCGCGTCAGCTTTGCTGCGCAAAGGATCAACGTCTACGTGAATGACTGGCGGGTTGCGCCGCGCTCGCCTGCAGAGAGGGCCGCGTGA
- a CDS encoding iron-containing alcohol dehydrogenase, whose product MTGSFKVALPGRILFGRGEAAQAPALIRAFGRRVLLVHGRDPGRAAWLRSALQDCALHSISCGSEPTLPMLEAALRDVAGFAPDVVVGLGGGAVIDMAKALAALIPAPGGAMDHLEVVGRALPLSVSPLPCVALPSTSGTGAEATKNAVIGLPEHGRKVSLRDDRMLPRLALVDPALTDQCPRNVTLASGLDALAQVIEPYVSNRATPFTDALTLPAIPRGLAALQSLMRGESTNARDEMAWVSLTGGIALANGGLGAVHGLAGVIGGVTPAAHGAICGVLLGPVLAANRAHASGETAARLATVCDILGKGLGVSGDEAPRALSAWAREAGLAGLRDQGLAPARFADVAKASMQSSSFRGNPVALTAADLEGVLAEAG is encoded by the coding sequence ATGACTGGAAGCTTCAAAGTCGCTTTGCCTGGCCGGATCCTGTTTGGCCGCGGCGAGGCGGCACAGGCACCTGCGCTGATCCGTGCCTTTGGCCGCCGCGTGCTGCTGGTTCATGGCCGGGATCCAGGACGTGCCGCCTGGCTGAGGTCGGCATTGCAGGATTGCGCCTTGCACAGCATCTCTTGCGGCAGCGAGCCGACGCTGCCGATGCTCGAAGCGGCGCTGCGCGATGTTGCGGGATTTGCCCCCGATGTGGTGGTGGGTCTCGGGGGCGGTGCGGTGATCGACATGGCCAAGGCGCTGGCGGCCCTGATCCCGGCGCCCGGCGGCGCGATGGACCATCTTGAGGTCGTGGGCCGCGCCTTGCCGCTCAGCGTGTCCCCGCTGCCCTGTGTCGCGCTGCCGTCTACGTCAGGCACCGGGGCCGAGGCTACGAAAAACGCGGTGATCGGCCTGCCCGAACATGGCCGCAAGGTTTCGCTGCGCGATGACCGGATGCTGCCGCGCCTTGCGCTGGTCGATCCTGCGCTGACCGATCAGTGCCCGCGCAATGTGACTCTGGCCTCGGGCCTTGATGCGCTGGCCCAGGTGATCGAGCCCTATGTCTCGAACCGGGCCACGCCCTTCACCGATGCGCTGACCCTGCCCGCGATCCCAAGGGGGCTTGCTGCTTTGCAAAGCCTGATGCGCGGGGAAAGCACCAATGCGCGCGATGAAATGGCCTGGGTCAGCCTGACCGGCGGCATCGCGCTGGCCAATGGCGGGCTTGGCGCAGTGCATGGCCTGGCAGGCGTGATTGGCGGAGTGACACCGGCGGCACATGGCGCGATTTGTGGCGTCTTGCTTGGCCCGGTGCTTGCGGCAAACCGGGCGCACGCGAGCGGTGAGACCGCCGCGCGACTTGCCACCGTCTGCGATATCCTTGGCAAGGGGCTGGGGGTTTCCGGCGACGAGGCGCCGCGCGCGCTGTCCGCCTGGGCGCGTGAGGCCGGGCTTGCCGGCCTGCGGGACCAGGGTCTCGCGCCGGCGCGTTTTGCCGATGTGGCCAAAGCGTCGATGCAAAGCTCGTCCTTCAGGGGAAATCCGGTCGCACTGACCGCCGCTGATCTTGAAGGGGTCCTGGCAGAGGCCGGGTGA
- a CDS encoding DUF1190 domain-containing protein produces the protein MQKTAPVTAPVTQASRKRSRHVALAILGAASFALAACTEDEVDAQAFPDLKSCKEAASLGGMFSGADCDAAFAEAEVLHVETAPRYDSLQTCEAEHGAGACGNEQQVQSGGSGSIFMPLMMGYLIGNMLGGQRGVAAAQPLYKTADGKFANAAGTSAYSSNSGKAKLPASQFTRPPTTVGKPPMTKATAQSRGGFGASSGSSAGG, from the coding sequence ATGCAAAAAACCGCTCCGGTCACAGCTCCGGTCACGCAGGCGAGCAGAAAACGCTCGCGTCACGTCGCGCTGGCGATCCTCGGGGCAGCGAGCTTCGCGCTTGCGGCCTGTACCGAGGATGAGGTCGATGCCCAGGCCTTTCCGGATCTGAAAAGCTGTAAAGAGGCGGCTTCGCTGGGCGGCATGTTCTCGGGTGCCGATTGCGACGCCGCTTTCGCCGAGGCCGAAGTGCTGCATGTCGAAACCGCGCCACGCTATGACAGTCTGCAAACCTGTGAGGCAGAGCATGGCGCGGGCGCCTGCGGCAATGAACAACAGGTGCAGTCAGGCGGGTCGGGGTCGATCTTCATGCCGCTGATGATGGGCTATCTGATCGGCAATATGCTGGGCGGTCAGCGCGGCGTCGCGGCGGCACAGCCGCTTTACAAGACTGCAGATGGCAAATTCGCCAATGCAGCGGGAACCTCGGCCTATTCCTCGAATTCCGGCAAGGCAAAGCTGCCGGCGAGCCAGTTCACCCGCCCGCCCACCACGGTCGGAAAGCCGCCGATGACCAAGGCGACCGCGCAGTCTCGTGGCGGGTTCGGCGCCAGCAGCGGCAGTTCTGCCGGCGGCTGA